Proteins encoded together in one Micromonospora auratinigra window:
- a CDS encoding SDR family NAD(P)-dependent oxidoreductase, with protein sequence MRFQDKVVFITGGASGLGAAAARRFAAEGARVVVADINTEGAEQVATSLPDGYAVTVDTGEAASVEQAIADAMQRYGRLDVIFNNAGIDGRQQPLHEMDVENWEKVRRINGDGVFFVLRYGIRALLQGGGGAVVNTSSTTALAAQENISPYTFTKAGIVGLTRSAAVEYAARNVRVNAVAPTVVMTPLVEHFIDSAPDPAQMRAQMESFNPKPGIPTPDDVAGVVAFLASDDAAWITGHTIPIDGGYVAR encoded by the coding sequence ATGCGCTTCCAGGACAAGGTCGTGTTCATCACCGGCGGGGCGTCCGGGCTGGGCGCGGCGGCGGCCCGCCGGTTCGCCGCCGAGGGCGCCCGGGTGGTCGTCGCCGACATCAACACCGAGGGCGCCGAGCAGGTGGCCACGAGCCTGCCCGACGGGTACGCGGTGACCGTGGACACCGGTGAGGCCGCCTCCGTCGAGCAGGCGATCGCCGACGCGATGCAGCGGTACGGCCGGCTCGACGTGATCTTCAACAACGCCGGGATCGACGGTCGGCAGCAACCCCTGCACGAGATGGACGTGGAGAACTGGGAGAAGGTCCGCCGGATCAACGGTGACGGGGTCTTCTTCGTCCTCCGCTACGGCATCCGGGCGCTGCTGCAGGGCGGCGGGGGCGCGGTGGTGAACACCTCGTCGACGACCGCGCTGGCGGCCCAGGAGAACATCTCCCCGTACACCTTCACCAAGGCCGGCATCGTAGGCCTGACCCGGTCGGCGGCGGTCGAGTACGCGGCGCGCAACGTCCGGGTCAACGCGGTCGCCCCGACGGTGGTGATGACCCCGCTGGTGGAGCACTTCATCGACAGCGCGCCGGATCCGGCGCAGATGCGGGCCCAGATGGAGAGTTTCAACCCCAAGCCCGGCATCCCGACCCCGGACGACGTGGCCGGCGTGGTGGCCTTCCTGGCCTCCGACGACGCCGCCTGGATCACCGGCCACACCATCCCCATCGACGGCGGCTACGTGGCCCGCTGA
- a CDS encoding enoyl-CoA hydratase/isomerase family protein, which yields MTEPLLVDRTDAVVTLTLNRPTAMNSLDVALKEALRDTLAELESDRSCRAVVLAGAGGSFSAGQDLREHVQTLQAAGGDPLHTVSAHYNPIAARLANLPKPVVAAVRGMAAGAGASLAFLADFRIGGPRTKFLMAFAGVGLAADTGASWTLPRLVGHAKAVELLMLAEPVGAEEAARLGLLTRLVADDEQVLPAAQELAARLAAGPTVAYGAIKRQLSIADAGTLADALAAEAQAQSICGGTTDHKAATMAFVNKQKPVFEGR from the coding sequence GTGACCGAGCCGCTGCTCGTCGACCGCACCGACGCCGTCGTCACCCTGACGCTGAACCGCCCGACGGCGATGAACTCGCTCGACGTGGCGCTCAAGGAGGCGCTCCGGGACACCCTGGCCGAGCTGGAGAGCGACCGGTCCTGCCGGGCGGTCGTGCTGGCCGGCGCGGGTGGCTCGTTCAGCGCCGGGCAGGACCTGCGGGAGCACGTGCAGACCCTCCAGGCGGCCGGCGGCGACCCGCTGCACACCGTCTCGGCCCACTACAACCCGATCGCCGCCCGGCTGGCCAACCTGCCCAAGCCGGTCGTCGCCGCGGTCCGCGGCATGGCCGCCGGGGCGGGCGCGTCGCTGGCGTTCCTCGCCGACTTCCGGATCGGCGGCCCGAGGACGAAGTTCCTGATGGCCTTCGCCGGCGTCGGCCTCGCCGCCGACACCGGGGCCTCCTGGACGCTGCCCCGGCTGGTGGGCCACGCCAAGGCCGTCGAGCTGCTGATGCTCGCCGAGCCGGTGGGCGCCGAGGAGGCCGCCCGGCTGGGGCTGCTCACCCGGCTGGTGGCCGACGACGAGCAGGTGCTGCCGGCCGCGCAGGAGCTGGCCGCCCGGCTCGCCGCCGGCCCCACGGTCGCGTACGGGGCGATCAAGCGGCAGCTCTCCATCGCCGACGCCGGCACCCTGGCCGACGCCCTCGCCGCCGAGGCCCAGGCCCAGTCCATCTGCGGCGGCACCACCGACCACAAGGCCGCCACGATGGCCTTCGTCAACAAGCAGAAGCCGGTCTTCGAGGGCCGCTGA